From one Haloferax marinisediminis genomic stretch:
- a CDS encoding universal stress protein, translated as MYEEILLPIDGSAAGEQAIPHVFGLAERYGSTVHVLFVVDDTRDSVSVMGGSILDTLEQEGHRFVDEIVARAEARGIPATGDIVQGTPYEAIIDYANDHGIDVIVMATHGRRGIERILLGSVTERVVRTSSVPVLTVHATE; from the coding sequence ATGTACGAGGAGATTTTGCTTCCAATCGACGGGAGCGCCGCCGGTGAACAGGCGATTCCCCACGTCTTCGGCCTCGCCGAACGGTATGGCTCGACGGTCCACGTCTTGTTCGTCGTAGACGATACCCGCGACAGTGTGAGCGTCATGGGTGGGTCGATACTCGACACCCTCGAACAGGAGGGACACCGCTTCGTCGACGAAATCGTCGCACGCGCCGAAGCGCGAGGAATCCCCGCAACGGGAGACATCGTACAAGGAACGCCATACGAGGCGATTATCGACTACGCAAACGACCACGGAATCGACGTCATCGTGATGGCGACACACGGACGTCGGGGTATCGAACGCATCCTCCTCGGGAGCGTCACAGAACGTGTCGTCCGAACGTCGTCCGTCCCCGTGTTGACGGTTCACGCTACGGAGTGA
- a CDS encoding DUF7504 family protein, with protein sequence MVSRGDMDAPAAEETSTFHRGLDDLKRRGSALLVVGSVPTELYSEASKQMLGAPTEQRRRLVVLNESASLDTRLDPAIRRSTEWTRAIRYTTLERSVATAASSPMRPGYERRVNGGIGRLGAEIAEDIHEFDSFGNVLSPAELRVAFDCLPALLSKYDREHVFRFLHVMTAHVRSRKGMLHVWSPGERDDEINRMLAPLFDAVVELDVDGTEAKQRWHLLDIDVSSGWFPLNG encoded by the coding sequence ATGGTGTCGAGAGGTGACATGGACGCGCCCGCCGCAGAGGAGACGTCCACATTCCACCGTGGACTGGACGACCTCAAGCGACGCGGAAGCGCGCTTCTCGTCGTCGGGTCCGTGCCCACGGAACTCTACTCGGAGGCGTCGAAGCAGATGCTCGGTGCCCCGACCGAGCAACGCCGTCGCCTCGTCGTCCTGAACGAGTCCGCCTCTCTCGACACACGCCTCGACCCCGCGATTCGCCGCTCGACGGAGTGGACGCGCGCGATTCGGTACACGACGCTCGAACGAAGCGTGGCGACTGCGGCGTCGAGTCCGATGCGCCCCGGCTACGAACGCCGTGTGAACGGCGGAATCGGCCGACTCGGTGCAGAGATTGCCGAAGACATCCACGAGTTCGACAGTTTCGGGAACGTACTCTCACCCGCCGAACTTCGGGTCGCGTTCGACTGTCTGCCTGCCCTCCTCTCGAAGTACGACCGCGAGCACGTGTTCCGCTTCCTCCACGTGATGACGGCACACGTTCGCTCACGGAAGGGAATGCTTCACGTCTGGTCACCCGGAGAACGGGACGACGAAATCAACCGAATGCTCGCGCCGTTGTTCGACGCTGTCGTCGAGTTAGACGTCGACGGGACCGAAGCGAAACAGCGCTGGCACCTCCTCGATATCGACGTCTCGTCGGGCTGGTTCCCCCTGAACGGCTGA
- a CDS encoding pyridoxal phosphate-dependent aminotransferase — MTIGDHISSRVEQVPPSGIRRFFELAEEVDDVISLGVGEPDFSAPWAARTAAIDSLERGKTSYTSNRGMRELREAISERVTRYGQEYDPDDEIIVTTGASEAVDLAFRAFVDDGDVVAIPQPSYISYTPGAVFAGGDPLPVPTHAEDEFKLTRDALDAAGADEADVLVLCYPNNPTGAVMTDDELAEVAAFVEEHDLLVLSDEIYADLRYEDEHASIATHPGMRERTIVFNGFSKAYAMTGLRLGYAMGPPEAIDAMNKVHQYAMLSAPTTAQYAALEALRSCDDAVEEMRREYDRRRRFVLARFDEMGIDCFEAKGAFYVFPEAPDGDDEAFAEGLLEEQNVALVPGSVFGSGGEGHLRVSYATSMRELREAMDRIEAYVSD, encoded by the coding sequence ATGACGATTGGTGACCACATCTCCAGCCGCGTCGAACAGGTTCCGCCCTCGGGTATCCGGCGATTCTTCGAACTCGCCGAGGAGGTAGACGACGTCATCTCTCTCGGTGTGGGTGAACCAGACTTCTCCGCGCCGTGGGCCGCCCGAACTGCGGCTATCGACTCGCTCGAACGCGGGAAGACGTCGTACACGTCGAACCGTGGGATGCGCGAACTTCGGGAAGCCATCTCCGAGCGCGTGACTCGCTACGGACAGGAGTACGACCCCGACGACGAGATTATCGTCACCACGGGGGCCAGCGAAGCAGTCGACCTCGCGTTCAGAGCGTTCGTCGACGACGGCGACGTCGTCGCCATCCCGCAACCGTCGTACATCTCGTACACGCCGGGAGCAGTCTTCGCCGGCGGCGACCCCCTTCCGGTGCCGACGCACGCAGAAGACGAGTTCAAACTGACGCGCGACGCCCTCGACGCGGCGGGTGCCGACGAAGCGGACGTCCTCGTCCTCTGTTATCCGAACAACCCTACCGGTGCGGTGATGACCGACGACGAACTCGCCGAAGTGGCCGCGTTCGTCGAGGAACACGACCTCCTCGTCCTCTCTGACGAGATATACGCGGACCTTCGATACGAAGACGAACACGCCTCTATCGCGACCCATCCGGGGATGCGCGAACGGACTATCGTCTTCAACGGCTTCTCGAAGGCGTACGCGATGACTGGCCTTCGCCTCGGCTACGCGATGGGACCGCCAGAAGCCATCGACGCGATGAACAAGGTCCACCAGTACGCGATGCTGTCGGCACCGACGACGGCGCAGTACGCGGCGCTCGAAGCGTTGCGGTCGTGTGACGACGCCGTCGAAGAGATGCGGCGTGAGTACGACCGTCGACGACGGTTCGTCCTCGCACGCTTCGACGAGATGGGAATCGACTGCTTCGAGGCCAAGGGTGCGTTCTACGTCTTCCCCGAAGCACCGGATGGCGACGACGAAGCGTTCGCCGAAGGACTGCTCGAAGAACAGAACGTCGCACTCGTGCCCGGAAGCGTGTTCGGGTCGGGCGGCGAAGGCCATCTCCGCGTCTCGTACGCGACGAGTATGCGAGAACTCCGCGAAGCGATGGACCGAATCGAAGCGTACGTGAGCGACTAG